The Nyctibius grandis isolate bNycGra1 chromosome 33, bNycGra1.pri, whole genome shotgun sequence nucleotide sequence CGAGGAGATATCAGCCCTTAAAATATTCCCTGATGGAAGAATGCATTTTAATTCTTAGCAAGATTGCAACTCTGGGCAGAGGCACCAGTCCTAAAATTATTACAGGCTAAGGAAAGCGTGCGTATGTATGTTGGGTTTTCTGACAACCCCTCCACCCCCTTTCATAATTATTCAAAGAATGTGGAAATGTGGCTGTCTTCACGTAACAGCATTGCTACTATGTGATAAATGTGACATCTCAAATGGAAAATCTCAAAATCAGTATTGCTgtggaagggagaggggagttgaaatacaaataaaccCCTTTAaactttctgtgttttgctgctcCTAAGGCAGTgtttatttgtaagtatttgtgtgtgtgttttcatagAGTATATAACAtatatgcaaaataataaatgctCAGGTATTCACAGCTATGTGTAGATAACTTTAATGTGTGTTAAGactgattaatttaaaaaaaaatatgtcttctACCATTATCTTGGCTTTGAGGTCCCATACTAGTGTTACGTGGTATGCTTCTCTATATGGTTGTACTTTGTTTCTGTGcatctatttatatattttaggTACCTAAAAATAATGAGTAAACCTACTTAAACCTACTTTTAGAAACAAATCAGTGCAAAAAGCAAAGCCTTTACTTACTGCTTAATTTTACAATTAATAcccattttaaagatgaaactTTATGCTAAGTAGATTTCTCACTTTTTGCAGTAATTTTTGGAGGAACTGGACTTGCAATTGCTTGTATTAAAGAACATGTTTAGCAGCACGTAAATACCAGCAGCTTTGGCTCATTTCCTTTCCAGCACCATGGAGCATTCAGCACAGTGACTTGACAAATATGTTTATTGTTAAAACCTCAGCATCTAGCGATAAGGATATACCAGTTACATTGAGAGATGATGTACAGGAGAAAAGCGAATAGAGAACAGGCTCTTGGTCCTTCGAAGGGATCATAAATCACACAAAAGTAATTGAATAACAAGAGTAGTACTGGTGATGGTTCGAGGAGAGATGGCAAGGCAGAAACTCAAAGGAACAGGCATTTACACAACAAAAAGTGCAAGACAGGAGGCAAACAGGTTGTCTTCAAAATCCACTGCTTCACTACTGCTTTATTAGAAACCCCATTGACGTTCGTAATCTGTTGGCgatttattttaatagctttcCAATGTacgtttgttttctttttaatattgtaGGTTTCCATTTAATTAAGCAGCTGAGAGGCATGAGTGTGGTGTTAGTGCTACTTCCCATGGTGCTGTTTGTGGTGCTTGCGGGGGCTCAGCGAGCTTGCCCCAAGAACTGCAGATGCGATGGCAAGATTGTGTACTGTGAATCTCATGCATTCAGAGACATCCCTCAGAATATTTCTGGAGGGTCTCAAGGCTTATCGTTACGGTACAACAGCATTCAGAAGCTTAAATCGAATCAGTTTGCGGGCCTGAATCAGCTCATATGGCTTTATCTTGACCATAATTACATCAGCGCCGTGGATGAGGATGCATTTCAGGGGATCCGCAGGCTGAAGGAATTAATTCTAAGCTCCAACAAAATTACCCATCTGCACAACAAGACGTTTCACCCGGTCCCCAACCTCCGCAATCTGGACCTCTCTTACAACAAGTTGCAGGTGTTGCAGTCCGAGCAGTTCAAGGGCCTCCGTAAACTCTTGATCTTGCATTTGCGGTCTAACTCCCTGAAAACCGTGCCCATCCGAGTTTTCCAGGACTGCCGAAACCTTGACTTTCTGGATTTGGGCTACAACCGCCTGCGGAGCTTATCCCGTAACGCTTTCGCCGGCCTTTTGAAGTTGACAGAGCTCCACTTGGAGCACAACCAGTTTTCTAAGATCAATTTTGCCCACTTTCCACGCCTCTTCAACCTTCGCTCGATTTATTTGCAGTGGAATAGGATCCGGTCGATTAGCCAAGGGTTAACGTGGACTTGGAGTTCCTTGCACAACTTGGATTTATCAGGAAATGACATTACAGGGGTAGAGCCTGGGACCTTCCAGTGCCTCCCCAACCTGCAAAAGCTGAACCTGGATTCCAACAAACTCACCAACATCTCTCAGGAGACCATCAATACGTGGATCTCGCTCATCTCCATCACCCTGTCTGGAAATATGTGGGAATGTACTCGAAGCATTTGCCCTCTGTTTACTTGGCTTAagaatttcaaaggaaataaagaaagcaCGATGATATGTGCAGGCCCTAAACATATCCAGGGTGAAAAAGTGAACGATGCCGTGGAAACATATAATATCTGTGCTGAAATCCAGGTAGTGGTTACTGAACGATCGTACCAGGCACCCAAAACCCCCCCGAGACCCGTCTTCATTCCTAAACCCACCGTTTCCAAACTGGAAAGCAATCAGCCAACATCTGTCATGCCAAGCCCTTCTGCAGACCTCCCGACACCCGGAGTGGAACCAGAGTACGAGCACGTTTCCTTCCACAAAATAATCGCTGGGAGCGTGGCCCTCTTTCTTTCCGTGGCCATGATTTTGTTGGTTATCTACGTGTCGTGGAAGCGCTACCCGGCCAGCATGAAACAGCTCCAGCAGCACTCGCTCATGAAGAGGCGCAGGAAAAAGGCCCGTGAGTCTGAAAGGCAAATGAACTCCCCTTTACAGGAGTATTACGTGGACTACAAGCCAACAAACTCTGAGACCATGGATGTATCGGTTAATGGATCTGGGCCCTGCACGTATACCATCTCTGGCTCCAGGGAATGCGAGGTATGAACCATGATCCTCCTAAAACCATTtcagctgctgggaaggagaggtAAATGTTTTGAAGCTCTTGAGGTGTCTCTAAACACTAGAAAGGttcatgagatttttttcttttgcttttgggTTTGCTCAGTATGGAAGGTTATCTCATTAAATAACATCAGTCAGGGAAGTGATGGTGattattttgaataattcaaacttataaaaaaaaatagatcaagTTGAAGTAAACAACTGGGATAAAGGCATCTGGAGTGTTATTCTCCTCCATTTTATTAGCAGTGGCTACAGGAGAGTCCCATTTTTAATGTACTGGTAGAAACAGAGGGGTTGAAgaaccttttctgttttaaaaataaatatgaaaacctCTTTACTCTAGACCCCACGTCAAATTTTGAAGGATTTATGGCCTGTTTAAAGGTAATGCCAaagattttctgcattttctctctggTTCAGGAGTAAACCAGGGGACAACAGGGCTGCAGCACAACCTTAATTAGGCACGCACTTGTTGGAGAAGCAGGAACACGAGCTGCCTTCCTGGCTCTTGAACTTGAGCCTTGTAACGGCCCCAAGTCAAACAGTCCATGCGCAAAGAGAGGAGGATTCTTGGggggttttatttcattttagtgaTCAGTGAAGGCTCAGCTTGAGAGACAACTCTACTGGAGTTAATAGCTTCTCACGCTTAAGGCCCTATTATGATTTTGACTCAGGAACATGGGAAATACAAATAGCAAAAGCTCCCAGTGCTTCTGTAGTCTGTTCTTAGCTTTGGTAAGAGaatactggatttttttgtattgtCAATTACTCTGTTAATGCACACGTAAGAAATGTTTTTACGTGGGAATGCCATTGCTTATTTATACCTGGTAAGAAGGATTTGTGCAGTTACATTTCAGTACTTGCAACTTAATCCTGCATGTGATGTGCTATTAGGGGACCGTGGTTGATTTTGTTTCCTTGGTTGTAGGAATCTGAGAGCGCTCGATGTGCCTGTTGAGATTTATTCCTATCCATTTATGCAAATGGGGTTTGACTGTGGTAGATTTTGACCAATGTCTGACAGCTAAAGCTGAGCAGTGGTGAGCAGGCTCCAGTTCTAGGATGCTGATTTTTTAACAGTGGATGTTTTCACTTTCTGACAATAAGGCATCTTTAAGATGTTTCATGTTTGGCACCTGAAATCCCTAGCTGATTTTGGACCACAGAGAtaaggagaagggaaaacaaaaagtgtATATTTTGTGGTTGCTTTCTCTGGAGCAAAGTtgtcttcaaaaaagaaaaccacctgTCATACCCTTGTCATTTTTACCAGTATCAGGTGAATGAAGGTTTGCggttttgtattttcatttgagcAGCACGAGTAGAAAGTAAGTGGTGCTAACAAAGTTACTGTGAATTTTCACTGGCTGTCACAAGGAGCATTAATTTGACCTGAAAGGCTGTCTCCTCTTCATGCTCAAGTTTAACACCACTGAAGTTTCATTAGCTTGAATAAAATGCTGTGTAATTTACACCAAGCTGATTTGGAAGACCGCTGAACCTGCACGCCCTAACTGAAAGTCCATGTGACGAAACCATAATCTGTAACGGAGTTTGGATCGTGATTGGAGTGCACGGAAGATAGGGAATATGTGGTGGTGTTTGGAAGGCTGAAATTCTGATAATTTAGATTATGGCAGATAAAAACTTGAAGAGTCCTCGCAGGTCTAGTGCCGGGAGGTCAATGTGGCGTAGCTGCTTCAAGTTGGTGTCAATTGTTACACACAGCATTAAACACCAGGGGACCCCAGCTCGACGGGTTTCCAGGTGCTGTCGCAGTACCAGAACAATTTTATTCCACCACGCTGTTCAGGTTAAGTTAAGCTGGTGCACAACTTTGCAGAACTCAAACTGTTTATCGTCTTGTCTGTGGGATCCTTGGTTAGGGTGTAAATCGGTGAGACTGTACTGAAGCATGACAGTGCTGTCCCAGGCTGTGATGCTCGGTATTTGCGTGGTGATTTAGTATGTGGTGGCCATCAGTACAGAAGACTTCAGGAGACACAAAACAGCAGATCGTTGAAGGCACATGCAGCAACCATAAGCCCCCACTGAAATACTATCTTCAGCTTGGATTTAACGTTCTTCGTCTCCATAGCTACAAGGTTCCGCTTGTAAAAGGATAGATAGGCACTGTAGAGTACTTAAaaatggtgagaaaaaaaatccttgtagTGTCTTCAGCAGTGGAAAGGTTTTATggttggggaaaagaaagaaaatggaacatCTCAGTATTTACTGATTTACCCAGATGTACGTACTTGTGGGAAAACTGTTATTTTGTACAAGCGAGACACAGGTCAGGCCCATCCTCTTGTAGGTCTGACTTGCTCATTCACTGTCCTCAGACTGAGGTTTCTTCCACAAAAAGGGCTACttagagaggggagaagagtgTCTGGTTATCAAAATGAAGGCAGGCAGGTTTTACTGCTTATGAGTTtattgattttacttttttttggtaatatttttcaaatgattGTCTGTGCCCCGCACACAGCTCAGGTGTCCAAAAATTGTGTgtctttcagggaagaaataatGGCTTAGTTCCATTTTAACCTGGGAAAGATGCCTGAACATACCCTGTTGCTGGTAGTTGGTGATAATGAATGGTTTCTGAGCGTGGCCTGAGGTCGTG carries:
- the LRRTM4 gene encoding leucine-rich repeat transmembrane neuronal protein 4, whose amino-acid sequence is MRPDEKEASEYSPDELTRSRPYHQIIPLDLNVNRSFHLIKQLRGMSVVLVLLPMVLFVVLAGAQRACPKNCRCDGKIVYCESHAFRDIPQNISGGSQGLSLRYNSIQKLKSNQFAGLNQLIWLYLDHNYISAVDEDAFQGIRRLKELILSSNKITHLHNKTFHPVPNLRNLDLSYNKLQVLQSEQFKGLRKLLILHLRSNSLKTVPIRVFQDCRNLDFLDLGYNRLRSLSRNAFAGLLKLTELHLEHNQFSKINFAHFPRLFNLRSIYLQWNRIRSISQGLTWTWSSLHNLDLSGNDITGVEPGTFQCLPNLQKLNLDSNKLTNISQETINTWISLISITLSGNMWECTRSICPLFTWLKNFKGNKESTMICAGPKHIQGEKVNDAVETYNICAEIQVVVTERSYQAPKTPPRPVFIPKPTVSKLESNQPTSVMPSPSADLPTPGVEPEYEHVSFHKIIAGSVALFLSVAMILLVIYVSWKRYPASMKQLQQHSLMKRRRKKARESERQMNSPLQEYYVDYKPTNSETMDVSVNGSGPCTYTISGSRECEALPGSGEIVHKGFELSAPAFLRPSKVPHHMKTLPYYSYDQPVIGYCQAHKPLHVNKGYDTMSREQAETTNLELSRDHSFIATIARSAAPAIYIERIPN